A segment of the Mustelus asterias unplaced genomic scaffold, sMusAst1.hap1.1 HAP1_SCAFFOLD_3755, whole genome shotgun sequence genome:
CTGCTTTTAATTATTTCTTTCATCTGTATCCTTAGATCCTTTAGCCTTCATACCCTATTCAATTTTTTTAATTTTCCACCTTGTTAGTGACATTTCTTCTgtctttcctaccaaagtggatcacTTTACAATTATCCATGTTACAGTTCATTTGCCACTTAAGTCTGCAAGTTATCTAAACTGTTTTATTTTGCATGTTAACTGTACCCTTCCCTCAGTTTGGTATCATATGCAAAGCTTGgtgttgatttaatttatttctaAATTCAAATCCTGAATGTAAATTATGAATAACAGTTGTCCCAGTAttaatccttgtggaacaccgcttgctACCTTTCTCCAATCTGAATAATTACCCTTACCCCTAATCTCTGCTTTCTATTTTTTTAGCAAATTTGCAATTCATGCAGCTATTTATCCCTGACTTCACACGCCCTAATCTTTATCATGAACCTACTATGTCGTACCTTATCGAagaccttttgaaagtccaagtaTGTGGCATCTTCTGCATTACTCTTGTCTACTCTTTccgttacctcttcaaagaattctatcaggtTAGTTAAGCATAACTTAGCTTTTTGGAATCCATGCTgaccatttttattttattttctgtctCTAAGTTCTTCTATCATTTTAGTGCAGACTCCTATATCTTTCCGATCACTGATGGCTAATCAGTCTATAATTCCTAAAGTTTgttcattttctctttttgtataTAGGAACATTATCTGTCCACCAGCCCTCTGGCAGGGCCTCCTCTTCTAGGGAACTTTTGTATGTATAAATTAGCTTCTGCTAACTCTTCCCTAGTTTCCTCAAGTGTGCGGGTGCTTAGCATCCAGTCCGAGGGTTGTGTCCTCTCTTGATTTTGCTAATTTATCCATAATTGTTTTCTTTCTATTCCTACTGTATTAATATTTGAAGCTCATCCTTGaatggaatttctattttatttgttcattctttggatgtgggattgctggccagaccagcatttgttgcccattccaaatTTCCCTTCAGAAGATAGtgttgagctgctttcttgaatcactgcgGTTGTATGATGTGGAATCAAGATGCACATAAACACTGTTTGCaatggaattccagaattttgacccagctacagtgaaggaatgatgatataattccaagtcaagaATGTTTGTGGCTTGGAGgcaaacttgcagatggtggcgttcccatgtatctgctgcccttgtccttctaggtaataGAGATTGTGTGTTTGAAAATTGCGATCAAAGGAGCCTGGGCAagctgctacagtgcatcttttaaatgttacacattgctgccactgtgtgctagTGGTGGACGGAGTGAATGTTAAAGGTAATCGATGGGGTACCGATTAAGCAGGGTGCTTTGTTCTGGATAATGTCAAGCTTATCGAATTTTGTTCGATTTATGCACATTCAGAAAAATAGGGAGTGTtctaccacactcctgacttgtgccttgtagatggtgtacaggctttggagagtcaggaggtaagttactcaccacagaattcccagcctttgacctcctCTTGCGGTCACAATATTTAAAGGctggttcagttaagtttctggtcaatactaACTGTCAGGATGTTTGTGGAGGACTCAACAATGGTCATTGGTAATACCATTGATGGTTACATTctgtcttattggagatggtcattgcctggcacttacgtGGCATGAAtggtacttgccacttatcatcccGAGCATGAATGTTGTCCAGTGTTTTAGAAAATATATCATTTCTATATATTTTTTGGTTGTATTTTAATAAACTGTAATCCTGTTAAGACAATGGAGGAACTTCCCCACAGCAGAATATATAACTTACATTCTATCCATGTGTGGATGAAAAGGGACAGACTCCTAAACCAAACTCCTTCACCCACCCAAACCGTCGCCTGTTGATTTATACTCTATTACTCTTCAAAGGTTTCTCGGAGGAGACATCAAAAATTTAATAACCTGTTCTACAACACAGTGACTATAATAGATATGGTAATCAAGTTCATCTGGAACATACAGCCAGCAAGGCTTTTAAAGAACTGTTAGCTAAGTCAGAGCAAAAATCAGAAGGATATACTGAAAGGGATTACCACATCAAGACCGGCCAAAGGACAATTAACCACATATTTCTTTCTTTTCCTCAAGAAATGTAAAAATTCTTTAAGCTTGTACTTGTATTCTACCATCTGTactagtgtgtatgtgtgaggccCAAGGAATGTGTGAGATGTATGAATGAAGGTTACGATTTGCCTAGTTTTCTTTTAATTCAGGAAGTAGGGTCAATAAACTTATCTTGTTCTTTGATTTGAACTCAGAACCTGTCTAATTAATTCTTCACAATCTGGAGGCAAGCATATTGGGACTCCTGCATTATTGGCAATGAATTTCTTGCTAAATTCATAACTGAACCCTATTACAGCCCAACCTCGAGTGATGAATTAGGGGAGTCAACTTTTACCCCTCTTATTGCAATATTTAGTTGTCAATCCTGTTTTCAATGTAGCCATGTTTTAGTCATCTCTACTATATCCGGATCCTCGCTACAAATTGTCTCCAGTTTGATCATTTTGTTTTGAAAACAAGAAAAACTCTTCCCCTGTCCGATGTTGTCTACTTTACAGCTTTCATTATCCTTTCTACGTAGACCTTGGTTCCAGATTGTACAAATGCGTCTTGTTCAAACAGTGTACTCCCTCTCGTCCCAGTACTGGTACCAGTGTCTCATGAAATGCTAACTTTCCTTCCCATACTACTCCTTTATCCACGTGATGACTTTCCTACTTTGTTTGTCtttatgccaatttgcatgtagcttggtaataatccagaaattattacTTGTGAGATCCAGCATTTCAATTTAGTTCCGAACACCTGATACTTCCTTAGCAGGACATCTTCCTTATTCTTTCTTCTGTTGTTAGTTCCAACATGGAGCACAACTATTGGATCTTCCCTCCTCTAGGTTCTTTACCAGTCATTTTAAGATGCTCCATATCCTCGCAGCTGGTAGGCAGTACTCCTTTTAAGACACTCAATCCTGACTCTGAAGGATACTACCTATCCCCCCTTATTATGGAATCCCATATAACTGCAAACCTTCTACTCTGCATTTCCCTTCTGTTCCTGGGTGTTTTAGCTTGCATTCTTGACTGTTCTTCCCAAAGTCTTTGCCCTAATCCTCGCAGATAGATTATTTTGTACCTGTTGGACAGAAGTAGTATATGCTGGACCTTCTTCACACCTGTTCCTAAGTTTCCCCATACCTGGCTGACAGTTGAAACTCTTTCCTTCCTGCACTTGTGCTTTCCTGTTGTGACTATTCTCTGGAGTAAATTATCCAGTAATTTTGTCTCCTCCCTTGTAAATCAAATTGTCTCTAACTTGGACTCTAGCTCAATTACTCTGAGATGGAGTGTCTCAGGGCAAAGGCATTTCTTGCAGTTATGAAACTCTAGGATAGTCTCATTGTCCACAAACTCCCAGATAATTCAATCCTGACACAATGCCTGCGTGGCCACATCTTTATTAATTTATTGGTTATCGGTTGTTTATTTTGTGAACTAATTGGTTATATGAGGCCTAAAGTTATGAAATAGGTGAATTTAGCTTGAATGTAACTAATTAATTAGCTACTTGAATGAGTTAGCTATTTGTCAATTATTAGCATCTTTAAATGCTGTTAGAATGTAATCACTTAGCTGGTTTTCCTTACATTTGCACTTCTGTGAATTAATATTAAATCCTTATCAAATTAAGTACAACACTAACCACTAAATATATTAATGTAGCTCTCTCCAGACACTTCCCTGTATACTTAATTTCCCTAGGTTCCGCTGCTCATCTGTTGAGGATCATGCCAATTTTTCTATTTCCTTCAGTGCAATTATTTCCTGATTTATTGTTGCTCCTTGGTTTAAGATACATTGTACCTCTTTCCcctctgcactgtattctcaaTCTCACCCTCACCAAATTTACACAGCCATTCAGTTTAACCGACCACTCTGTTTACTATGTTCACAAACTTCCGTGTTGGCGATATTCCTCCAATCTTCTTAGAAACTCCCAAGCCACTAATCAGTCAACAGCAGGCCATAACAATTAACACTTACAACAACTGATTGGCTATTAACTGTTGCTGGGACTTGTAGTTTAATCATATTCCAAGTTGATAATGTACTGATTGCACTATTTATCCATTGCTCACCAGTGAATTCCGACTCTCATGAAATAATTGCCACATTAGTTACTGCGCCTCTTAACTTAGTGTCATCAGCACATTTTGAATTCACCGGTTCCTATTCTTACACCCAAGGTATTTATAAATATAGTAATATAGTGAAGTGTATTCTATTACTGATCCCTGGGTTCacctttattgatgtggagatgccggcgttggactggggtaagcacagtaagaagtctcacaacaccaggttaaagtccaacaggtttatttggtagcaaataccataagctttcggagcaatgctccttcgtcagatggagtggtctctgttctcaaacagggcacagacacagaaatcaaattacagaatactgattagaatgcaaatctctacagccagccaggtcttaaatgcacagacaatgtgggtggagggagcattcaacacaggttaaagagatgtgtattgtctccagacagtacagcttgtgaaattgtgcaagtccaggagtcaagctgtgggggttactgataatgtgacataaatccaacatcccggtttagaccgtcctcatgtgtgcggaacttggctatcagtttctgctcagtgactctgcgctgtcgtgtgtcgtgaaggccgccttggagaacgcttacctgaagatccaaggctgaatgcccgtgactgctgaagtgctcccccacaggaagagaacagtcttgcctggtgattgtcgagcggtgttcattcatccgttgtcgtagcgtctgcatggtttccccaatgtaccatgcctcgggacatcctttcttgcagcgtatcaggtagacaacgttggccgagttgcaagagtaggtaccatgtacctggtagatggtgttctcacgtgagatgatggcatccgtgttgatgatccggcacgtcttgcagaggttgctgtggcagggttgtgtggtgtcgtggtcactgttctcctgaaggctgggtagtttgctgcggacaatggtctgtttgaggttgcgtggttgtttgaaggcaagaaatgggggggtggggatggccttggcgagatgttcgtcttcatcaatgacatgttgaaggctccggaggagatgccgtagcttctccgctctggggaagtactggacgacgaagggtactctgtccaccgtgtcgtcccttcgtcgtccagtacttccccggagcggagaagctacggtatctcctccggagccttcaacatgtcattgatgaagacgaacatctcgccaaggccatccccacccccccacttcttgccttcaaacaaccacgcaacctcaaacagaccattgtccgcagcaaactacccagccttcaggagaacagtgaccacgacaccacacaaccctgccacagcaacctctgcaagacgtgccggatcatcaacacggatgccatcatctcacgtgagaacaccatctaccaggtacatggtacctactcttgcaactcggccaaagttgtctacctgatacgctgcaagaaaggatgtcccgaggcatggtacattggggaaaccatgcagacgctacgacaacggatgaatgaacaccgctcgacaatcaccaggcaagactgttctcttcctgtgggggagcacttcagcagtcacaggcattcagccttggatcttcaggtaagcgttctccaaggcggccttcacgacacacgacagcgcagagtcactgagcagaaactgatagccaagttccgcacacatgaggacggtctaaaccgggatgttggatttatgtcacattatcagtaacccccacagcttgactcctggacttgcacaatttcacaagctgtactgtctggagacaatacacatctctttaacctgtgttgaatgctccctccacccacattgtctgtgcatttaagacctggctggctgtagagatttgcattctaatcagtattctgtaatttgatttctgtgtctgtgccctgtttgagaacagagaccactccatctgacgaaggagcattgctccgaaagcttatggtatttgctaccaaataaacctgttggactttaacctggtgttgtgagacttcttactgtgttcacctttATTCGCAGCCTGCCAATTTGACAACATACCCGTTATCTATTCTCCTATTGCCTATCTCCTAATCATTTTCTCTGACCATGTCAATTCTTTGTGTTTTCATTTTGTTTAACAGGCTTTTACAACAAGACCTTGTGCCTATTCAGGCTCCTTTTCTGTCCAATTTATGCAATCCACTCTTGTGTCCACAGGCATTGAGATCGCATGTAGTCTTGCTGATGAGACTGAGGAATGCACACATCAATATTATAATCAGTAAATGACTTATTTTATCACTGCCAAATGTTTGAAAAATTAGTTCATCTTTATTGTGTTTTCAGGATCAATTTAAAAGATTGGGTATAATTGTAAGACATTGGAGTAAGCAGAGAGATGTTCCAGAGCCAACATGGGGCAACAGACCTCTCAAGTTATACTATGGAACTCTGATTCATTAAGTCTAACTTCAGCACTCTGCAGTTTGTTGATCTACTGCAGTTTTTCTAGTTGGCTATTAAAGGTGTTTCTCTCCTTAGTTCCTAGATCATTTACTGACTGGTATTGAAGATGTATGTGGACACTATGGACATCACCACTGGAAGGACAAGTGAGTCAGGATGCAGTAGATAGTGTCAGTCACTAGGGCCTTGGGCCATCTCTACCCCACTGAAATGAATATCATTGGGTTTTCAGGCTGGGTGTGTGAGAGGTTTATTCTGGCTTAATTCAGTGAGGGGTTGAGCCCTGGTTTAAGATTCCCCACAAAATCAACCATCTATGTCTTTAGTATTGAAAAGACTCACCAATCAGAGGCATGTTGTACCTGAGATCTGAGTTGGCAGAAGAGCAGCTTCCAGTGTACCACTTAACCGTTTACACGCAATATTCCTCTTCTCATATCTCCCTTCTAAGCACAGGAGTGCAAAGACTACCCATTCCTTGGTTCCACATCATATTGCAAGGGCTGCACGGATTCGCTCCAGTACAATTGATTTAAAGCTGGATGCTGACATCTAGAGGAGCGAGGTATTCTTATGTTGCACTTGCTCTGAGGGAGGCAGGAAGATGGTAAGATGTTGCAGGTTTAAATCATTGTTCTATTATATTATATTCTCACTAATGTGTAAATATTCCAGCCTCTGAAGAATAAAGTATCCTGGGTAGCTGAAAGCAAGTCTGTCCCTGTATACACACTCAGCGTGCAATCATTTAGAAATAATTATCTTTTTCTTTCAGGCTGAAccggttcaataaaaaatatattaagAAATGTTTAATTGCTGGAGAAAGATCAAAACAGCCACAGCTCATCGCATTTTACCACAAAATGGAGATGAAAAATGCGATTGAGATGGTAGCAAGCGGTGGCCTACCCAAATTTCCATCAGCAGTGTCTATACAGTAAGTGACTATAACAGAGTGGAGATTTGGAGCGGTTGGTGAGAGGGCTGAGGGAAGAGAGGTCGTCTCGGGTGAAATGGGAAGGGGAGAGTGGGCGATGGGAAAGGGGGAGAAGGATAGGGGAAGAAAGAATTGACTCACTGGTTGGGGTAGGGTGAGGGTGTCAGCAAGAGGAGAGAAAACCTTTTAGAAGCTGAGTATTTTCGAAAGGCTTTATTTAGTCATGCCGTGGAGAAATATTTACTGAACTCAAAGAACTGAAGCATCTGAACTTAAAACATTGGATACTTATTGAAACAGGGGGTAATTTCAGCCAAGGTTCCATTACCACTAGTCTATCGCTCTGATCAGTCACAAGTTCTGTGTATGGGGTTTAATAGTTGCTTCTGTAGCTTATGCAAATATAAAGAATCCATTTGGGTTCTGTAATACCTTCTTATTGAAATAAATGGATGTATAATTTAAACAACAATTAATAGGCATGTCCAGAGGACGGCTACACTTACAGAACGACTGCTACCTACACTTtcaaaagagagagaggaggaagtccGAAAAATACTTCGTGAGAATCTTCAGCAAACAAGACAACGGGTATGAATCTGTTCAGGGTACAATTGGTCAGTGACTGTACAGTTATTATTTTGGGTAAAGATTCTTAATTATAGTTATTGTTACTAATTACAGTAATTGTTCAGATTAAATGTTACCAATTGACTACGGTCACTGGTCAAGGTAAAGGTTACTCGCTAACTACAGTTACTGTTCAGGGTAAAGGTCACCAAATTAGGTGGTGATTATTTACTCTGCAGTTGGCTTTCCTGTGTACATTGGCTTTTACCATGAACAAACTGTGAGGGATTCGCTCTCCTTGATGCTGCCTGTCCCTGTGAGTAATCTTTGATTTTTCTTTCAGCTTCGATCCTACAATAGACATACATTGCTTGCTGATCCATACGAGGACCAGTGGAATCAAATGTTGTTAAAACGGCAGAGGATGCGCAGTTTGGATCCACGGGTAGGTGAAATCTCATTGTCAAGTTTGCCTTGGTTATTCAGAGCTCTTTCAGTATCTATAGTACTCGAGTCATTTCTGACTGGTCCTGTTAATCTCACGTCTGGGAGCAATATTACTGGGTTAGAGTAGAAtgacactacatggactgcagcagttcaagaagacagctcaccaccctgttcccaagggcaataaatgtcccTCAAAGCCTCGAGCCACTTTCTGCTTTGTTTCAATATGGGATGACAGTGTTGTACACTGAGGGCAGGGAGTGAGCAGGGACATGGGGCACACCAGGTTCTGCATCCCAAATCCGTAATTTCTGGGACTTGAGCACTGCcaattatgtcagactcctatttattgactacagctcagccttcaacaccaatattccaacaaaactcatctcaaaactccatgacctggggcttggctccttctgcgactggatcctagactttctaacacacagaccgcagtcagtaagaataggcaacaacagctccaccacgatcatcctcaaaaccagtgccccacaaggctgtgtcctcagccccttactatactcttcatacacctatgactgtgtggccaaattcccctcaactcgattttcaggtttgctgacatagtggtcggatctcaaacaatgatgagacagagtacaggaaagagatagagaatctggtgaactagtgcaatgacgataatctctccctcaatgtcaacaaaatgaaggggatagtcattgacttcaggaagcgtagtggaggacgtgcccctgtctacatcaatggggatgaagtggaaatggtcaagagcttcaagtttctagatgtccagatcactaacaacctgtcccattccctccacgccgacgctatagttaagaaagcccatcaacacctctactttctcaggaggctaaggaaatttggcatgtccgctatgactcttcaatttttacagatgcaccatagaaagcaatatttctagttgtatcacagcttggtatggctcctgctttgtccaagactgcaagaagttGCAAAGGAtcgcatcacacaaaccaacctcccatccattgactctgtctacgctaccctctgcctcaggaaagcagccagcataatcaaggcccgtacgcatcccagacatagtttcttccaccttcatcgggaaaaaggtacaaaagtctgaggtcgcaaatcaaccgactcaagaacagcttctttcctgctgccatcagacttttgaatggacctatccactcttaagttgatatttctctacaccctagcaatgacagtaacattacattttgcaccctctcctttccttctctacgtatggtatgctttgtctgtatagcgcgcaagaaacaatacttttcacagtatactaatacatgtgacaataatcttagaatcatagaatctgcagcTTGGAGATAgatccttcagcccaaactggaccatgccgaccaaaagcccatctaagccaacctcatttacctgcatttggcccatatccctctaaatgtTTCCTAagcatgtatctgtccaaatgccttttaaatgttgtcaatgtccctgcctcacccACTTCTTCCAgcggctcattccacacacgtaccacccgctgtgtaaaaaaagttgctcctcaggttttgATTGATTcttctcttaacttaaacctatgccgtctagttctcgattccccaaccctgggagaaAGACTTGAGTGCAtttaccctatccatgcctctcatgatcttacatacctctataagattacccctcagtctcctttgctccaaaggaaaaagtcctagcctgtccaatctctctctataactcagtcccttgagtgctggcaacatccttgtaaatctcttctgcactctctccagtttaataacatctttcctacagcaaggcgaccaaaattgaacacactACTGCAGGTGCAGCCTCGCCAATGTCCCgtacggcctcaccaatgtcccgtacaactgcaacataacttcccaacatctatactcaatgccctgattgatgaaggccagcgtgccaaaagccttcttcactgccctatctacctgtgactccacctttagagaaccgtacacctgaactccaaggtccctctgttccccaatacttcctaaggtcctaccattcaccgtgaaagtcctaccttgatttgcctttccaaaatgcaacacctctcacttatctgtattgaactccatttgccatttctcggcccaattccccagctgatcaaaatCCTTCTGCAAATTTTGATAACCTTTCTCACTGTCTACACTAccatctattttagtgtcatctgcaaacttactgatcatgccttgtacattctcatcgaaatcattgatatagataacaaacagcaatgacccctgagacacaccactagtcacaggcctccagtctgacaagcatccttccaccataaccctctgcttcctaccatcaagtcaattgtatatccaatttgccagctctccctggattccatgtgatctaaccttccagagcagcctttatcaaaggccttactgaagttcacaTAGACTATGTCTACTgtcctgccctcatcaaccttcctggtcacttcatcaaagaactccaacaaatTTCTAAGGCATGATCTCCCgtgcacaaatccatgctgactactcgtaatcaaaccctgtctttccaaatgcctgtatatcttatccctcagaatcctctctggtaacttacccaccacaaatgttaggcttaccggtctataattcccaggtttttctttgcagccattcttaaataagggcacaacatttgcttccctccagtcttctggggTATCTCGCCCATGGCTAACGATGATGCAAACATCTCAACCAGGGCTCTCACAATTTCTTCTCTAGCTTCACGCGgtgttcttggatatacctggtcagggcaaggagatttatccaccttcatacattttaatacatCCATCACCACCTCTATTGTAATGCGAACTGTCCCCAATATATTGCCACTAATtttcccaggttcccaagtcGTCTTGTCTTTCTCCAGGGTAAATACAGAGGAGAAATATTTATTGAGAACCTCGCCCATCTCCTACAGTTCCACACGTGCGTCCATTTTGGTCCTTGAggggtcctattctctctctagttattctttttcctttaatataCTTAAAGAATCCTTTTGAATTCACCATAATCCTCTCAGCCAAAGCTACCTTgtgtccctttttgcccttctaatttccTTCTTGAGTATACTCCTATTGCCCCTGTACACCTCCAGGGAATcccttgatcccagctgcttgTACCTGAGCCATGCCTCCTTTTTCCTGGCCAAAACCTCAATACGTTTTGTCAGccagggttccctactcctgccagcc
Coding sequences within it:
- the LOC144490763 gene encoding sodium/hydrogen exchanger 1-like; this encodes MSYLIEDLLKVQVCGIFCITLVYSFRYLFKEFYQFLDHLLTGIEDVCGHYGHHHWKDKLNRFNKKYIKKCLIAGERSKQPQLIAFYHKMEMKNAIEMVASGGLPKFPSAVSIQHVQRTATLTERLLPTLSKEREEEVRKILRENLQQTRQRLRSYNRHTLLADPYEDQWNQMLLKRQRMRSLDPRMSDHLTVPASGRGSPPGRKSGMEPDTTYFDPRDMTSDMPMITIDLATPTRKRSADSGSTDAVHQEDKGIVFTAHDESGSPSQRVHRFLSDPGPDNEPDDQHQS